The following proteins come from a genomic window of bacterium:
- a CDS encoding GNAT family N-acetyltransferase: MKTYYLTGKKIYFRPYQAEDVKTCMFNWVNDPEITYFMLTGQKPVTMDALLKEYETLINDSKNSIFSIVDKKTDKMIGIIGLYNVRPVVYAAELRIIIGEKSVWGKGYGTEACLMLLEYAFNRLNLHKVFLGVNNDNKGAVTCYKNAGFVEEGVLRDEIYRNGRFYDALRMSILRNEYDKLNRKK, encoded by the coding sequence ATGAAAACATATTATTTAACCGGCAAAAAAATATATTTCCGTCCTTATCAGGCCGAAGATGTCAAAACCTGTATGTTTAACTGGGTAAATGACCCGGAAATTACATATTTTATGCTGACCGGGCAAAAACCTGTAACGATGGATGCCCTGTTAAAGGAATATGAAACACTTATAAATGACTCTAAAAACTCGATATTTTCGATAGTGGATAAAAAAACGGATAAGATGATAGGGATTATCGGGCTTTATAATGTAAGGCCTGTGGTTTATGCGGCCGAGTTAAGGATAATAATAGGGGAAAAAAGTGTATGGGGCAAAGGTTACGGGACGGAAGCGTGTTTAATGCTCCTTGAATATGCCTTCAACAGGCTTAATCTCCATAAGGTTTTCCTCGGCGTGAATAATGATAATAAAGGAGCCGTAACTTGTTATAAGAACGCGGGATTTGTCGAGGAGGGCGTTTTAAGGGATGAAATTTACAGGAACGGCAGATTTTACGATGCTTTGAGAATGAGCATATTAAGGAATGAGTACGACAAATTAAACAGGAAGAAGTAA
- a CDS encoding Gfo/Idh/MocA family oxidoreductase, with translation MKERKLKAAIIGCGRIAYGFSKDPKRPKPATHFEAYKGNPSIDLIAVCDKDNSKSGNFGPNCKFYEDYRNLMDEQHPDVISVCTPPDSHFEIARYAVDAGVKAVFCEKPMVLSLREADELVELVEKRKTVFAVNFLRRWDPFLNRVADFIMSGELGEIVSVDCYYTAGIINTGSHMVDLLRMLTGCEVESVEAGMRDKNKFPDPTIDVVLRCDKKFNCYFHGMDKDDYMIFEMSIYGSKGKIALYDNVRKADYLIPADNPDMSGYKALVKKEHDWGERQGSLIDKGLGKIIDAVNGKPVKYCNVDDGAKTIEILAGIMMSVENSGKKVSFPLKNRDVSIGGI, from the coding sequence ATGAAAGAAAGAAAACTTAAAGCGGCGATAATAGGATGCGGACGGATCGCCTATGGGTTCTCGAAGGACCCTAAAAGACCGAAACCCGCGACCCATTTTGAGGCATATAAGGGAAATCCTTCAATAGACTTAATTGCTGTATGCGATAAGGATAATAGCAAATCGGGGAACTTCGGGCCGAATTGCAAGTTCTATGAAGACTACAGGAATCTTATGGATGAACAGCATCCCGATGTTATAAGCGTCTGTACTCCGCCGGATTCCCACTTTGAAATCGCGCGTTATGCGGTCGACGCCGGCGTAAAAGCCGTGTTCTGCGAAAAACCTATGGTCTTGTCGCTCAGGGAAGCCGACGAACTGGTTGAATTGGTCGAAAAAAGGAAAACAGTGTTTGCCGTTAATTTTTTAAGAAGATGGGACCCGTTCCTGAACAGGGTCGCTGATTTTATAATGAGCGGAGAGCTGGGTGAAATAGTGTCGGTCGATTGTTACTATACCGCAGGAATCATAAATACGGGTTCTCATATGGTGGATCTGCTCAGGATGTTGACAGGGTGCGAGGTAGAATCAGTTGAGGCCGGTATGCGGGATAAAAATAAATTCCCGGATCCCACGATTGATGTGGTGTTGCGGTGCGACAAGAAATTCAATTGTTATTTTCACGGTATGGATAAAGATGATTATATGATTTTTGAAATGAGCATTTATGGCTCCAAAGGGAAAATTGCTTTATATGACAATGTCCGAAAGGCGGATTACCTGATTCCGGCAGATAACCCGGATATGTCAGGATATAAAGCGTTGGTTAAAAAGGAGCATGACTGGGGTGAGCGACAGGGCTCTTTAATAGATAAGGGGCTTGGAAAAATAATAGATGCCGTTAACGGGAAGCCGGTAAAATATTGTAATGTTGACGATGGGGCGAAAACAATTGAAATACTGGCGGGTATTATGATGTCCGTGGAAAATTCCGGGAAAAAGGTTTCTTTCCCGCTGAAAAACAGGGATGTTTCTATCGGAGGGATATAG
- a CDS encoding DegT/DnrJ/EryC1/StrS family aminotransferase has translation MSLKLAVSGGKKVREKPFVTIPSIGEEERKHVLDVLDKGILSGFVAGPGESFYGGSKVKELEGKFRDYFNVRQSVAVNSATAGLHAAVAAIGIGPGDEVIVTPYTMSASATAILMQNGIPVFADIDEKTFCIDSAEIEKKISARTKAIIVVHLFGQSADMDKIMKIAKKHKLFVIEDCAQSPAAKYKGKYTGTIGDIGIFSLNQHKIITCGEGGVAVTNNDELALNMQLVRNHGEAIIDKMKFKKQPVILGWNYRMTELEAAVSIGQFSRLDMLTDERRHLAEYLSSKINNIEGIIPPFVPDSNEHVYFVYPVKLDADKLKINRDIFAAALKAEGIPCGTGYVRPIYLEPSYRSLKGYGNDGCPYKCPFYGKDISYNSGDCPVCERMHFNELIVLPVCRSPQTERDMDDVAEAIRKITNNIDEIKEKTEI, from the coding sequence ATGAGTTTGAAATTAGCGGTTTCAGGCGGTAAAAAAGTGAGGGAAAAACCTTTTGTCACCATTCCCAGCATCGGGGAGGAAGAAAGAAAACACGTCCTTGATGTTCTGGACAAAGGAATATTGTCCGGTTTCGTCGCCGGCCCGGGAGAATCTTTTTACGGGGGAAGCAAGGTAAAAGAGCTTGAAGGGAAGTTCAGGGATTACTTTAACGTGAGGCAGTCTGTCGCTGTCAATTCGGCTACGGCGGGATTGCATGCGGCTGTTGCTGCTATCGGAATCGGACCCGGAGATGAGGTTATAGTTACTCCCTATACGATGTCGGCATCCGCGACAGCGATACTTATGCAGAATGGAATTCCCGTTTTTGCCGATATAGATGAGAAAACCTTTTGTATAGACTCCGCGGAAATCGAGAAAAAAATCAGCGCCAGGACAAAAGCGATAATAGTGGTGCACCTGTTCGGGCAATCTGCGGATATGGATAAAATAATGAAGATTGCGAAAAAGCATAAACTCTTTGTTATTGAAGACTGCGCCCAGTCTCCCGCCGCGAAATATAAAGGAAAATATACCGGGACCATTGGAGACATAGGGATCTTCAGTCTGAACCAGCATAAGATTATCACGTGCGGAGAAGGAGGGGTTGCCGTCACAAATAACGATGAACTGGCTCTTAATATGCAACTTGTCCGGAATCACGGGGAAGCTATCATTGATAAGATGAAATTTAAAAAACAGCCGGTTATCCTGGGCTGGAACTACAGGATGACCGAACTTGAAGCTGCTGTTTCAATCGGCCAGTTCTCAAGGCTGGATATGCTTACAGATGAAAGAAGACATCTGGCGGAATATCTCAGCTCAAAAATAAATAATATCGAAGGTATTATTCCTCCTTTTGTGCCCGATTCCAATGAGCATGTATATTTTGTCTATCCTGTTAAATTAGACGCGGATAAATTAAAAATAAATAGAGATATTTTTGCCGCGGCTTTAAAAGCCGAAGGCATACCATGCGGAACGGGTTATGTTCGCCCGATATATCTTGAGCCTTCATACAGGTCGCTTAAAGGCTATGGTAATGACGGGTGCCCGTACAAGTGTCCTTTCTACGGCAAAGATATATCCTATAATTCCGGCGATTGCCCTGTTTGCGAAAGAATGCATTTTAACGAATTGATTGTATTGCCCGTGTGCAGATCTCCGCAGACGGAAAGAGACATGGATGATGTCGCGGAAGCCATCAGAAAAATTACAAATAATATTGATGAGATAAAGGAGAAAACGGAGATATGA
- a CDS encoding Fe-S cluster protein has product MKREKKWVPPGKNCGLCGVKTCKEFATLVRNRKKRPEDCVFFVGDTGLARRTAGEKKAHIKKTDILGNKFDFILDPLPGEISARKIVLPFRPDIVERWKIKKGDIVVGRPEGAGCPVQHVLQVIKANKTTGVLDTWCVGPRYSRDAKVFDVEAYHMIAFEGIAEVIRKEPQFGRRQYFLPGFCMMNMAHTGVVNMVIKKPAGLQIRVEDIRFL; this is encoded by the coding sequence ATGAAACGCGAGAAAAAATGGGTTCCGCCGGGAAAAAACTGCGGCTTGTGCGGAGTTAAAACCTGTAAAGAATTTGCAACGCTTGTACGGAACAGGAAAAAGAGGCCCGAAGATTGCGTGTTTTTTGTCGGAGATACCGGATTAGCACGCAGGACAGCGGGAGAGAAAAAAGCGCATATTAAGAAAACCGATATTCTGGGAAATAAATTTGATTTTATTTTAGATCCCCTTCCGGGGGAAATTTCCGCCAGAAAGATTGTATTGCCTTTCAGGCCTGATATTGTCGAGAGATGGAAGATAAAGAAAGGCGATATTGTGGTCGGTCGACCCGAGGGGGCGGGATGTCCCGTCCAGCATGTTTTGCAGGTTATTAAAGCCAACAAAACCACGGGAGTCCTTGATACATGGTGTGTAGGCCCGCGATACTCGAGAGATGCCAAGGTGTTTGATGTAGAGGCTTATCATATGATAGCCTTTGAAGGAATCGCCGAAGTTATAAGAAAGGAACCTCAATTCGGAAGAAGGCAGTATTTTCTGCCGGGTTTCTGCATGATGAACATGGCCCATACCGGTGTTGTTAATATGGTTATAAAAAAGCCTGCCGGTCTGCAAATCAGGGTAGAAGATATAAGGTTTTTATAG
- a CDS encoding NAD-dependent epimerase/dehydratase family protein has translation MLVTGAAGYLGSNVLAGMAANPKIEKVIGIDNFCSAEKKIFLKYLGSLQKNKKLVFRKMDFYDLENLIPLLEQSDVIVHLAEEKEKEIYSEKITINNTKIIQWQKNVEGYRRMLEASIICGIKKVILASWAGVYVRSEKEKMAENEPLVPINQYYHQKLSQEFYNKIFSKEYFLDTVTLRMSNIYGIGFNPYRWSIYKEPGAISVMIADALRKGKITVHNGGVQKRNFLYIGDAVDAINKSACFTGKFGGNTLNICSDEETSIIDIAGYISDLTKAGIIHKDMNWQKNIIQHDISNLRARKKIKFKPSGDIRLRIKDMIKAIRKKESKS, from the coding sequence GTGTTAGTTACGGGAGCAGCGGGATATTTGGGGAGTAACGTGCTTGCCGGCATGGCGGCCAATCCAAAAATCGAAAAAGTAATTGGCATTGATAATTTCTGCTCAGCCGAGAAAAAAATATTTTTAAAATACCTGGGATCCCTGCAAAAAAACAAAAAACTGGTTTTTCGGAAAATGGATTTCTATGACCTTGAGAATTTAATACCGTTACTTGAACAATCTGATGTCATTGTCCATTTGGCGGAAGAAAAGGAAAAGGAAATCTATTCTGAAAAAATAACCATCAATAATACCAAGATTATCCAATGGCAGAAAAATGTGGAAGGGTACAGGCGCATGCTTGAAGCCTCTATCATATGCGGGATAAAAAAAGTAATACTTGCTTCATGGGCGGGGGTATATGTCCGGTCTGAAAAAGAAAAAATGGCGGAAAATGAGCCTTTAGTCCCTATAAACCAGTATTATCACCAGAAACTTTCGCAGGAATTTTACAATAAGATTTTTTCGAAAGAATATTTTCTGGATACGGTAACGCTCAGGATGTCCAATATTTACGGTATAGGTTTTAATCCTTACAGGTGGTCTATTTATAAGGAACCCGGCGCCATATCCGTTATGATTGCCGATGCCCTGAGGAAGGGTAAAATAACAGTCCATAATGGGGGTGTCCAGAAGCGGAATTTCCTGTATATCGGCGATGCGGTGGATGCCATAAATAAATCGGCATGTTTTACGGGAAAATTCGGAGGGAATACACTTAATATCTGTTCCGATGAGGAAACGAGTATTATTGATATCGCAGGATATATTTCAGACCTTACAAAAGCCGGGATTATCCATAAAGATATGAACTGGCAGAAAAACATCATTCAGCACGACATATCAAACCTCAGGGCCAGGAAAAAGATTAAATTTAAACCCTCGGGAGATATAAGACTTCGCATTAAGGATATGATAAAAGCAATCAGGAAGAAGGAGAGCAAAAGTTGA
- a CDS encoding ATP-binding cassette domain-containing protein codes for MNIKKLTVFSGIDKNGEAERFKKFEIFPGNTVAIVGPTGSGKTSLVTDIEMLAQRDTVTRRKILINDKVPPFSYRQDPSKNPIVLITQHTNFLADLRVDEFLKLHALSRKMKSRGAVPKTLMLTNKLTGEKVTENMKMTVLSGGQTRALMIADSIVIGNAPIVLLDEIENAGIFKKEAMGMVKEEGKIILFVTHDPVVALLCDIRLVMKNGSIMKILRTSEREKKARKRVIEQDIMISVIRERVRRGEIIKF; via the coding sequence TTGAACATAAAAAAGCTTACGGTGTTTTCCGGTATAGATAAAAACGGGGAGGCTGAAAGATTTAAAAAATTTGAGATATTTCCGGGCAATACTGTTGCAATAGTCGGTCCGACGGGCAGCGGGAAAACATCTTTGGTTACAGATATAGAGATGCTTGCCCAGAGGGATACGGTTACCCGCAGGAAAATACTGATAAATGATAAGGTGCCTCCTTTTTCATACAGGCAGGATCCTTCAAAAAATCCTATAGTTCTTATCACTCAGCATACGAATTTTCTTGCTGATTTGAGAGTTGATGAGTTTCTTAAACTGCATGCTTTGTCGAGAAAAATGAAATCAAGGGGGGCTGTTCCCAAGACTCTTATGCTTACCAACAAACTCACCGGTGAAAAAGTTACCGAAAACATGAAAATGACGGTGCTGTCAGGCGGGCAGACCAGGGCGCTTATGATCGCGGATTCCATTGTTATAGGCAATGCGCCGATCGTCCTGCTTGATGAGATAGAAAACGCCGGCATATTCAAGAAAGAAGCGATGGGAATGGTGAAAGAAGAAGGCAAGATAATCCTTTTTGTGACGCACGATCCGGTAGTCGCTCTTCTTTGTGATATAAGGCTGGTGATGAAGAATGGCAGTATCATGAAAATACTTAGAACCAGCGAAAGGGAAAAAAAAGCGAGAAAAAGAGTTATAGAACAGGACATAATGATAAGCGTTATAAGAGAGCGTGTCCGGCGCGGCGAGATAATAAAGTTCTAA
- a CDS encoding cobalamin biosynthesis protein, whose translation MKLMILAGPPSAGKTSIVKNIMRRLYPRVKISFLKIDVVVTFEKEEIGKDFPDIPVKIVYSGDLCPDHAGVMVMKDGIEWAEKNKSELLIVESAGLCLRCSPYLNQGLGIVVLSMLGGMNSPLKMGPMVGLADIAVVTKIDLISQAEREVFRQKVHEVNNSIRLYEVNALQGTGIDRLLVELKDMKDIKPESLVLKGVPPLGVCTICIGKKDIGWQNHFGVIRKLDTQGADYLYRGE comes from the coding sequence TTGAAACTGATGATACTGGCGGGGCCCCCTTCCGCGGGAAAAACATCCATTGTGAAAAATATAATGAGGAGGCTTTATCCGAGAGTCAAAATATCTTTTTTAAAAATTGATGTAGTTGTTACTTTCGAAAAAGAGGAAATAGGAAAAGATTTTCCGGATATTCCGGTAAAAATTGTCTATTCGGGGGACCTGTGTCCCGACCATGCGGGTGTGATGGTCATGAAAGACGGCATAGAATGGGCGGAGAAGAACAAAAGCGAACTGCTGATTGTGGAAAGCGCCGGGCTTTGCCTGAGATGTTCTCCTTATCTCAATCAGGGATTAGGCATAGTTGTTTTAAGTATGCTCGGGGGTATGAACTCTCCCCTTAAAATGGGGCCCATGGTCGGGTTGGCCGATATCGCGGTTGTTACGAAAATAGATTTAATAAGTCAGGCCGAAAGGGAAGTGTTCAGGCAAAAAGTCCATGAAGTCAATAATTCAATAAGGTTATATGAAGTAAATGCCCTTCAGGGGACGGGAATCGACAGGTTGTTGGTTGAGTTGAAAGATATGAAAGACATAAAACCCGAAAGCCTTGTCCTTAAGGGTGTTCCCCCGCTGGGAGTATGCACTATCTGCATAGGGAAGAAAGATATAGGCTGGCAGAACCATTTCGGTGTTATCAGGAAGCTTGACACACAGGGCGCTGATTACCTGTACAGAGGAGAATAA
- a CDS encoding N-acetylneuraminate synthase family protein, whose translation MEKIKLTENFTIRPGGPVFFIADIGANHNGSLLKAKRLIDLAAKAGVNAVKFQSYRADYLMNKKYHPEGYKLIRKYQFPMAWNGILKKYSERRGLCFLTTPFDVETVSYLEDLDVAFYKIASSDITFCRLIDRIGKTGKPVVLSTGGAEINEIKNAVEILKKTGNKRIVLLHTIVNYPCAYDEVNLSFMPVLGEKFKVPFGLSDHTLGTEVSIAAVAYGASVIEKHFTDNRRQKGPDHIHSMEPAEFKNLVIAACHVKSSVGEARKIINLSEKKRLKKARRAFYAVKDICRGEIFNGNNVRELRPGGEIAADKADIIFGKKAKKAINNYEMIRKKDIL comes from the coding sequence ATGGAAAAAATAAAATTAACTGAAAACTTTACTATAAGGCCCGGCGGACCGGTATTTTTTATAGCTGATATAGGGGCAAACCACAACGGAAGCCTGTTAAAAGCTAAAAGACTGATTGATCTTGCGGCAAAAGCCGGTGTCAATGCCGTTAAGTTCCAGTCTTACAGGGCTGATTACCTTATGAACAAAAAGTATCATCCTGAAGGTTATAAATTGATACGGAAGTATCAGTTCCCTATGGCTTGGAACGGCATATTGAAAAAATACAGCGAAAGAAGGGGTTTGTGCTTTTTAACCACTCCTTTCGATGTCGAAACGGTGAGTTATCTGGAAGATTTAGATGTCGCGTTTTATAAAATTGCTTCGAGCGATATAACTTTTTGCCGGCTCATTGATAGGATCGGGAAAACAGGGAAACCCGTCGTTTTATCTACAGGCGGAGCAGAAATTAATGAAATAAAAAATGCTGTGGAAATATTGAAAAAAACCGGGAATAAAAGAATTGTACTGCTGCATACGATAGTAAACTATCCCTGCGCTTATGACGAGGTTAACCTGTCTTTTATGCCTGTATTGGGTGAAAAATTCAAAGTTCCTTTCGGGTTGTCGGACCATACGCTCGGGACGGAAGTATCCATTGCCGCTGTCGCATACGGGGCTTCCGTGATAGAAAAACATTTTACCGATAACAGGCGGCAGAAAGGGCCTGATCATATTCACTCAATGGAGCCCGCAGAATTTAAAAACCTCGTAATTGCGGCTTGCCATGTCAAAAGTTCTGTAGGGGAGGCGCGCAAGATAATAAATCTTTCGGAAAAGAAGAGGCTGAAAAAAGCCAGAAGAGCCTTCTATGCGGTAAAGGACATTTGCAGAGGAGAAATATTCAACGGTAATAATGTCCGAGAACTAAGGCCTGGGGGAGAAATTGCGGCGGATAAAGCGGATATTATATTCGGAAAGAAAGCAAAAAAGGCGATAAACAATTATGAGATGATCAGGAAGAAAGATATTTTATGA
- a CDS encoding ATP-grasp domain-containing protein, with the protein MSKKIKVLVTAVGAPPGRNTVRALRNKKEISVIAADADSLVPVLYNKNEVLNSYVIPPAREEEKYIRALRKITEKENIQVIMPCIEEEINVLSRYRKYFHRMGADIICADYEKICKLSDKKSMVSQALKVGVPVPDTFSVDDISKTNKTLRFPLIIKPRRGHGARNIYIIKSRNDIAKIPPEYIAGKRNFIVQEYIPGGTGSIFLCGLLYGIDNVIKAEFLSRSIKTLYEFGGPAVCGEPVNGFRRIKDYTKKLISGAGGWYGPVNVEYKISSENGIPYLIEVNPRFWGYGYLAVGSGVNFPYLAVLESAGKKVKPVTKYRTDKVLLRETMDTVISRGRLKLSGGDKIIFVCNIGKKCDVKAEKLKKHIRQICSDVFVFTGKEEYLKSLVFISGWKDNIHFYINQTGDWEENINEIGLCYFADLIVYFDLSDLHKALCGIERRITLFLKKKLQRFYSSGSSLRIIRTRRFRDEGDRR; encoded by the coding sequence ATGAGTAAAAAAATCAAAGTTCTGGTTACCGCGGTAGGCGCTCCTCCGGGAAGAAATACGGTTCGGGCGTTAAGAAATAAAAAGGAAATCAGCGTTATTGCCGCTGACGCCGATAGTTTGGTCCCTGTGCTGTATAACAAAAATGAAGTTTTGAATTCATATGTGATTCCACCCGCGCGCGAAGAGGAAAAATATATTAGAGCGTTAAGAAAAATCACAGAGAAAGAAAATATTCAGGTGATAATGCCGTGTATAGAAGAGGAAATAAATGTTTTATCCAGATACAGGAAGTATTTTCACAGAATGGGAGCTGATATAATCTGCGCCGATTATGAAAAAATATGCAAACTTTCCGATAAAAAAAGTATGGTGAGTCAGGCCTTGAAGGTCGGAGTGCCGGTGCCTGATACTTTCAGTGTTGATGATATCAGTAAAACGAATAAGACGCTGCGTTTTCCTCTTATAATAAAACCCCGAAGAGGCCATGGGGCTCGGAACATATATATAATAAAAAGCAGAAATGATATTGCGAAAATCCCGCCTGAGTATATCGCAGGGAAAAGAAATTTTATTGTCCAGGAATATATACCCGGTGGGACAGGAAGCATATTCCTTTGCGGGCTTCTCTACGGTATAGATAATGTAATCAAAGCAGAATTTTTATCGAGAAGCATCAAAACGCTGTATGAATTCGGCGGACCGGCTGTATGCGGTGAGCCTGTTAACGGGTTCCGAAGGATTAAAGATTATACCAAGAAGTTAATATCGGGTGCGGGCGGGTGGTATGGACCTGTAAATGTGGAATACAAGATATCTTCGGAAAACGGGATTCCGTATCTTATAGAAGTGAATCCGCGGTTTTGGGGGTATGGTTATCTTGCGGTTGGCAGTGGAGTGAATTTTCCTTACCTTGCCGTTCTTGAATCGGCCGGCAAAAAAGTAAAACCGGTCACCAAATACAGAACAGACAAAGTCCTTTTAAGAGAAACCATGGACACAGTTATTTCCAGGGGGAGATTAAAATTGTCCGGGGGCGATAAGATTATTTTTGTCTGCAATATCGGGAAAAAGTGTGATGTGAAAGCCGAAAAATTGAAAAAACACATCAGGCAAATTTGCAGTGACGTATTTGTGTTTACGGGAAAAGAAGAATACTTAAAGTCCCTGGTTTTTATATCCGGATGGAAAGATAATATCCATTTCTATATCAATCAGACAGGCGATTGGGAGGAAAATATTAACGAAATAGGGCTTTGTTATTTTGCCGATTTAATTGTTTATTTTGATCTGTCGGATTTACATAAAGCACTTTGCGGGATAGAACGGCGGATAACGCTGTTTCTGAAGAAAAAATTACAACGTTTTTATTCTTCCGGAAGCAGTTTACGGATTATAAGGACCCGGCGCTTTCGGGATGAAGGCGACCGCCGGTAG
- a CDS encoding NAD(P)H-dependent oxidoreductase, with amino-acid sequence MSKTGKLLLGVAASPRAKLASAEYSKLLDSISDYQKMYEVVYEYANEKRISNTEGLVLAGLFGAKASDIGVEGINLRDVFQTGKMSKEELAEKLNVCDGIIIGTPVYFGDRSSWFDFFVRFIKDNGINTRDKIFGAVSVGAKRNGGQETTLIFGLLDALNMGFNVVGNGPPTSQFGGTGWAGDIGKIQDDNFGLDTSMGLGKRIKRYMEIISSDQSPSNDLKIGILHSGFPAGDKELTNLVLMIEQKGAKASALNIDNLTIKPCLGCSICPKEQGIEYGCVIKDDMIKMKNLAVSVDGLIFMLHKGKNEIDQYQLFLERTRFIRRDNFILSDIPFGVYYSEKDSVGGQYATRMFTSFLRHNMYIVSPLVQSISIKKNKMLIGKPSLLCDNILRIASKSKTARNISKKNYIYEDIGYGKKR; translated from the coding sequence ATGAGTAAGACAGGAAAATTATTATTAGGCGTAGCCGCATCACCTAGAGCTAAGCTTGCGTCGGCTGAATACAGTAAGTTGCTGGATAGTATATCGGATTATCAGAAAATGTATGAGGTGGTTTATGAATATGCCAATGAAAAAAGGATATCTAACACAGAAGGATTGGTCCTTGCGGGTCTTTTCGGCGCTAAAGCGTCGGATATCGGCGTTGAAGGAATAAACCTCAGGGATGTTTTTCAAACTGGAAAAATGTCGAAAGAAGAATTAGCAGAAAAACTAAATGTGTGCGATGGGATTATCATAGGGACACCTGTTTATTTCGGTGATCGGTCATCATGGTTTGATTTCTTTGTCAGATTTATCAAAGACAACGGAATCAATACCAGAGACAAAATATTTGGCGCGGTTTCAGTTGGCGCAAAAAGAAACGGGGGACAGGAAACCACACTTATATTCGGTCTTCTGGATGCGCTTAATATGGGGTTTAATGTTGTCGGCAACGGCCCGCCGACCAGCCAGTTTGGAGGAACAGGATGGGCAGGAGATATCGGGAAAATACAGGATGATAATTTTGGATTGGATACTTCCATGGGGTTGGGAAAGAGAATAAAAAGATATATGGAGATAATTTCATCCGATCAGTCGCCTTCTAATGATCTGAAAATAGGCATCCTGCATTCAGGGTTTCCGGCCGGAGACAAGGAGCTTACAAATCTGGTTTTGATGATAGAGCAAAAAGGGGCAAAAGCTTCTGCCCTTAATATAGATAACCTTACAATAAAACCTTGCCTTGGATGCTCTATATGTCCGAAAGAACAGGGGATAGAATATGGATGTGTTATAAAAGATGATATGATCAAAATGAAAAATCTGGCGGTATCTGTAGACGGTCTGATATTCATGTTGCATAAAGGAAAAAATGAAATAGACCAGTATCAGTTATTTCTTGAAAGAACACGTTTTATACGGCGTGATAATTTTATTTTAAGCGATATCCCTTTCGGAGTCTATTATTCGGAAAAAGATTCTGTGGGTGGCCAATATGCGACAAGAATGTTTACATCATTTCTCAGGCATAATATGTATATTGTCAGTCCTCTTGTGCAGAGCATAAGCATTAAAAAGAATAAGATGCTTATCGGTAAACCCTCTTTGTTATGTGATAATATACTCAGAATTGCTTCGAAGTCAAAAACAGCCAGAAATATATCGAAGAAGAATTATATTTATGAAGATATCGGATACGGCAAGAAAAGATAA